The nucleotide window GTAAGCATCGGCGTCGGTGCCGGGCGTGCGGCCCAGCGCCACCCGGGCGATCACGCGGCCCGGCGCCGGCGAGAGGGCGATCAGCTCATCGCCCATGCGCACGGCCTCGGTGAGGTCGTGGGTGACGAAGAGGGCGGCCAGGCGGCGCTCAGCCAGCAGGTCCAGCAGCAGCCGCTGCATGCCGGCCCGCAGGCCCGGGTCCAGCGCGCCGAAGGGCTCGTCCAGCAGCAGCAGGTCAGGCTCGGTGGCCAGCGCCCGCCCCAGCGCGACCCGCTGGCGCATGCCGCCGCTCAGCTCGTGGGGAAACATGTCGGCCGCGCCGGTGAGGCCCAGCCGCTCGATGAGCGCCTCCGCCGCACGGCGCTGCGCCGCCGGCGGCGCGCCCTGGGCCTTCAGGCCGAAGGCGATATTCTGCCACGCCGTCCGCCACGGCAGGAGGCGCGGCTCCTGGAAGACGTAGGCCGGTCGGCGGAAGCGGTTCTCCACCCGCCCCCGCGTCGGTGCGATCAGCCCGGCCGCGATCTGGAGCAGGGTGGTCTTGCCGCAGCCGGACTGCCCCACGATGGCGATGATCCGCCCCGGCTCCAGGAGGAGGTCTACGCCGTCCAGGGCGCGCACGCTGCCGTAATCGTGGCCGACCCCGGTCATGGTCAGCATCAGCCCCCACCCCCTTCCTGGCTCCGGCGCCAGGGCTCCAGGCGCCGCTTCAGCGGCCGGAGCAGCAGGTTCTCCATGGCCAGCAGCAGGAGCACCACCACCGCGATCCAGGCGAACATCCCGGCGACGTTCAGGTTGACCCGTGCCGCGCCCAGCCCTGCGCCCATCCCACTCTTGCTGCCGGCCATCAGCTCGGCCAGCAGGGCGACCTTCCAGGCGAGGCCGAGGCCGGAGATCAGCGCCGGAAAGAGGTAGGAGAGCAGGTGGGGCAGGTAGATCTCGGTGACCAGCAGGCGCCGGGGGGCGCGGAAGACCGCGGCCATCTCGATCAGGCTGCGGTCGACGGCCCGGGTCCCCTCCAGCGCCGCGGCGAAGAT belongs to Symbiobacterium terraclitae and includes:
- a CDS encoding ABC transporter ATP-binding protein, with the protein product MLTMTGVGHDYGSVRALDGVDLLLEPGRIIAIVGQSGCGKTTLLQIAAGLIAPTRGRVENRFRRPAYVFQEPRLLPWRTAWQNIAFGLKAQGAPPAAQRRAAEALIERLGLTGAADMFPHELSGGMRQRVALGRALATEPDLLLLDEPFGALDPGLRAGMQRLLLDLLAERRLAALFVTHDLTEAVRMGDELIALSPAPGRVIARVALGRTPGTDADAYVHRTVAAIWPQVSAAYPD